A genomic segment from Gilvibacter sp. SZ-19 encodes:
- a CDS encoding LamG-like jellyroll fold domain-containing protein yields MEKTTSINRSVAWVTLIICLTFTPLLSAQTVIHQATFESGTDGWALTSNAARVNSALYAPENNYSLRIQNSNGEIRTPTFSLNAYDKVDVSFRFHNRGYDTNETFDVEYRPNNSTSWTVIGRFVAGSVAGKSADFQSGFPGIDYAKTVTIFKTDHTFPSSATGQFRFSSNSSSNSDDMHIDYVTITGTTYNSISEGPGGIDSNLELWLRTDRVDGTGSIADNTALMTWEDYGKGNDAKVLEAYQAPTYYDNSTNNINFNPVLSFSNDNNLSGSDMDYLDNKDEMAGTGGFYSHDIYMVVTPDQNITNGMIPLDTFTSTDPTGNTYAEDVTGFGYGAYTQRFTGEYFAYCIGTTTGAGDGYGKGDLDFALDLNQVAIINARHNDISAPTSQQVYFNNIEIAESESDAADFAEVANTRYWLGRSQYWNGSFGGRITEVITYSATNTDGSMTDSRNRIQSYLAVKYGITLGVNGVSQDYVDSNGNLIWDQSSDGGAFNWDIAGLGRSDAAGLMQKQSKSVNPNTMVTMGISNIEATNNQNTNNLTTDESYLMWGHDNTSLNAVAPIIVDMSAGVSGLTTIVEFTSVERTWKVVESGGDVPRVEVSVPEADLAATLNPPGEYLMFISDTPTFNPNSEYRIMRLNGANLETTYDFNGTKYITFGYAPENMYVRSVDFDGSVDYMDSDDFLDLDADFTLSAWVKNDGATNRDIISKRDASPMTEGYALRVNGSGAAQAVWTNSSGTLQVLNSSVSIPNDEWHHVAVTYDGTTARIYIDGVLDVSGPMDPPVSNNQHFLIAAADYQNPSNFWDGGIDEVRVWDTTLSQDQIRFIMNQEIIEHSDNTVTGSILPQNITKNEVAVIDWSQLMAYYPMTTYTFTNIKDESGNGNTAAIKNLDTVDFQTAPLPYETDQDGSWNDANTWMNNSVLYLPGATSIVDGVTTIDWTISRVNHDLTASDNTTVLGVFVDASAEILVDNNNKFEVSHYLDLDGFMDLQGESQLIQTQGSDLDPSSAGYIEIDQGGTADTYTYNYWSSPTSTISTSANNVTFSVNSMLRDGTDVNNPVNVNWIGGYNGMPTTPISLSDFWLFKYDNHPIGDYSSWQYLGPGGVLEAGQGYTMKGPGTGSVLDEQNYTFSGKPNNDQTGYDIQLNINGGNNYLVGNPFASALDAHDFIADNPHLDGTLYFWEHWGGGSHVLAEYQGGYAMYNLSGGVMATSHPDVSAAGVPTKTPGRYVAPGQGFFVAADSNGTIEFNNSQRNFVRSGSSSVFVFTDDTYALPSTPIGTSATYSLPDDSDLDPVDNRPKIRIGFDSPKMLHRQLLLTLDNNATLAYDRGYDGKVFDDLAEDLNWDIDGARYVIQGIPMLDGNSSVVLPLIAEIDESGEFTIGLDQAQNLGEKIIPYLRDKEFNIFTNLLEDTYTGTIDAGMHPNRFEIVLRRTPRNQDQDGTMKITETLVYAMHQKQAAQVNVIAKEADQTITSVAVYNILGQFIGQYNYSGNNPQESFSSAQMATGTYILKTTTNTGTYTVKVLIEK; encoded by the coding sequence ATGGAAAAAACTACTTCGATCAACCGAAGCGTTGCATGGGTAACGCTTATTATCTGCTTGACCTTTACGCCCCTATTGTCGGCGCAGACCGTAATCCATCAGGCGACCTTTGAATCTGGAACCGACGGCTGGGCCCTTACGTCCAATGCCGCCAGAGTGAACAGTGCTCTTTATGCCCCAGAAAACAACTACAGCCTTAGAATTCAAAACAGTAACGGAGAAATTAGGACTCCAACCTTTTCCTTAAACGCATATGACAAGGTCGATGTATCATTCCGATTCCACAACCGGGGATATGATACTAATGAGACTTTTGATGTGGAGTACCGTCCTAACAATAGTACCTCATGGACAGTTATAGGAAGATTCGTCGCGGGAAGTGTTGCGGGAAAGTCTGCCGACTTTCAAAGTGGTTTTCCCGGAATAGACTACGCCAAGACCGTTACAATTTTTAAAACCGACCACACCTTCCCAAGTTCTGCTACGGGACAATTCCGTTTTAGCAGTAACTCCTCCTCCAACTCCGATGATATGCATATCGACTATGTAACTATCACCGGAACTACCTACAATTCGATCTCAGAAGGTCCTGGAGGAATTGACAGTAATTTGGAATTGTGGCTCAGAACTGACCGCGTAGACGGAACAGGTTCTATTGCAGACAATACTGCTCTAATGACCTGGGAGGATTATGGTAAAGGAAACGATGCCAAAGTATTAGAAGCTTACCAGGCTCCTACCTATTACGACAACAGCACAAACAATATTAATTTTAATCCTGTTTTGTCTTTCAGCAATGACAATAACCTGTCTGGAAGCGATATGGATTATTTGGACAATAAGGATGAAATGGCAGGAACCGGTGGTTTCTATAGCCATGACATCTATATGGTAGTTACTCCGGATCAGAACATTACCAATGGAATGATTCCGCTGGATACCTTTACTTCTACGGACCCAACAGGAAATACTTATGCCGAAGATGTAACTGGTTTTGGATATGGAGCCTATACACAACGTTTTACCGGGGAATACTTTGCCTACTGTATCGGAACCACAACGGGTGCTGGCGATGGTTACGGAAAAGGAGATCTGGACTTTGCACTAGATCTTAACCAAGTTGCCATCATCAACGCCAGACATAACGATATCAGCGCTCCAACAAGTCAACAGGTGTACTTCAACAATATCGAAATTGCAGAATCCGAATCAGATGCTGCCGATTTTGCAGAAGTTGCTAATACCCGTTATTGGCTAGGACGCAGTCAGTACTGGAACGGTAGTTTTGGGGGTCGTATCACAGAAGTGATCACCTACTCTGCCACGAACACAGATGGTTCTATGACAGACAGCCGTAACCGTATTCAAAGCTATTTGGCTGTTAAATACGGGATCACTTTAGGTGTTAATGGCGTGTCTCAAGACTATGTTGATTCTAACGGAAACCTTATTTGGGATCAGTCTTCGGACGGCGGAGCCTTTAACTGGGATATTGCCGGCTTGGGTCGTTCTGACGCTGCTGGATTAATGCAAAAACAATCTAAATCAGTAAATCCTAATACCATGGTGACCATGGGTATTAGTAATATCGAAGCGACAAACAACCAAAATACCAACAACTTAACAACCGATGAGTCCTACCTAATGTGGGGACATGACAATACAAGCCTGAATGCTGTTGCACCTATTATCGTAGATATGAGTGCAGGTGTTTCTGGTCTAACTACCATAGTAGAATTTACTTCGGTAGAACGCACTTGGAAGGTAGTTGAGAGCGGTGGTGACGTTCCCCGTGTGGAAGTTTCAGTACCAGAGGCCGATCTGGCAGCTACGCTGAATCCTCCGGGAGAGTATTTGATGTTCATCTCTGATACACCAACATTTAACCCGAACTCAGAATACCGCATCATGCGACTAAACGGTGCGAATTTGGAAACAACTTACGATTTCAACGGAACCAAGTACATTACTTTTGGATATGCCCCAGAAAACATGTACGTGCGTTCTGTTGATTTTGACGGTAGTGTAGATTATATGGATTCTGATGATTTTCTGGATCTAGACGCAGACTTTACACTATCTGCTTGGGTTAAGAATGATGGAGCAACTAATCGCGATATCATCTCTAAACGAGACGCCTCTCCAATGACAGAAGGATATGCCTTAAGAGTCAATGGCAGCGGTGCAGCACAAGCCGTATGGACCAACAGTTCCGGTACTTTACAAGTCTTGAATTCATCGGTTAGTATCCCAAATGACGAATGGCACCATGTTGCCGTAACTTATGACGGAACCACAGCTCGAATCTATATAGATGGAGTGTTGGATGTTTCAGGTCCGATGGATCCACCAGTGTCGAACAACCAGCACTTCCTAATTGCAGCTGCAGACTACCAAAATCCAAGTAATTTCTGGGACGGAGGTATAGACGAGGTGCGCGTCTGGGACACAACGCTTTCTCAAGATCAGATAAGATTCATCATGAATCAAGAGATCATTGAGCATTCCGACAATACAGTAACAGGAAGCATCTTACCTCAGAATATCACTAAGAATGAGGTGGCCGTTATCGATTGGAGCCAACTAATGGCTTATTATCCAATGACCACTTACACCTTTACAAACATTAAGGATGAGTCAGGAAATGGCAATACGGCTGCTATTAAAAACTTAGATACAGTAGACTTCCAAACCGCACCACTACCCTACGAGACCGATCAGGACGGATCTTGGAACGATGCGAACACTTGGATGAACAACAGTGTATTGTATTTACCTGGAGCGACTTCTATTGTGGATGGTGTTACTACCATAGACTGGACGATTTCTCGTGTGAATCACGACTTGACTGCCTCTGACAATACCACTGTTTTGGGTGTGTTTGTAGACGCAAGCGCTGAAATACTCGTAGACAACAACAATAAGTTTGAAGTGTCTCATTATTTAGACCTCGATGGATTTATGGACCTGCAAGGCGAATCACAGCTTATTCAGACACAAGGAAGTGATTTGGATCCTAGCAGCGCGGGTTATATCGAAATAGACCAAGGAGGTACCGCAGACACTTATACGTATAATTACTGGAGTTCCCCTACTAGTACTATATCAACATCGGCCAACAACGTTACCTTTAGCGTGAATTCCATGCTAAGAGACGGAACCGATGTCAATAATCCTGTGAATGTGAATTGGATTGGTGGGTATAATGGTATGCCTACCACTCCAATATCGCTCTCCGATTTCTGGTTGTTCAAATACGACAACCACCCAATCGGCGATTACAGTTCATGGCAGTATCTGGGACCAGGCGGAGTACTCGAAGCCGGCCAAGGTTATACCATGAAGGGTCCAGGAACAGGGTCTGTACTAGACGAGCAGAACTATACCTTCTCCGGTAAGCCAAATAACGATCAGACTGGATATGACATCCAACTCAATATCAATGGCGGAAATAACTACCTAGTTGGTAATCCTTTTGCCTCTGCTTTAGATGCGCATGATTTCATTGCTGATAATCCACACCTTGACGGTACCCTGTATTTCTGGGAACACTGGGGAGGAGGCTCTCACGTGCTAGCTGAGTATCAAGGAGGATATGCTATGTATAATTTATCTGGAGGGGTTATGGCTACCAGTCACCCTGACGTAAGTGCCGCAGGAGTTCCAACAAAAACTCCAGGACGCTATGTCGCTCCAGGTCAAGGATTCTTTGTAGCTGCGGATTCTAATGGAACCATTGAATTCAACAACAGTCAACGTAACTTTGTTCGTTCCGGATCTAGCTCGGTATTCGTCTTTACCGACGATACTTATGCCCTACCGAGCACTCCAATTGGAACTTCGGCTACCTACAGTCTACCAGATGACAGCGACTTGGATCCGGTTGACAATCGTCCGAAAATTAGAATTGGATTTGATTCTCCTAAAATGTTGCATCGTCAATTATTATTGACCCTTGACAACAATGCGACTCTTGCTTATGACAGAGGATATGACGGGAAGGTTTTTGACGATCTTGCAGAAGATCTAAATTGGGACATTGATGGAGCACGCTATGTTATCCAAGGGATTCCAATGCTAGATGGCAATAGCAGTGTTGTTTTACCGCTTATTGCTGAGATAGATGAAAGTGGAGAGTTCACCATTGGGTTAGATCAAGCTCAGAATTTAGGAGAGAAGATCATTCCATATCTCCGTGATAAAGAATTCAATATTTTCACCAATCTGCTTGAGGATACATACACTGGTACTATTGACGCCGGGATGCATCCGAATCGATTCGAAATCGTGTTGCGCAGAACACCGCGTAACCAAGATCAGGACGGAACCATGAAAATAACAGAGACTTTGGTTTATGCTATGCACCAGAAGCAAGCAGCACAAGTAAATGTAATCGCAAAAGAGGCAGATCAGACTATTACTAGTGTTGCAGTATACAACATACTTGGTCAGTTTATAGGTCAATACAATTACAGTGGAAACAATCCGCAGGAGTCTTTCTCTTCAGCGCAAATGGCCACAGGAACGTACATTTTAAAGACCACGACCAATACCGGTACCTATACAGTTAAGGTTTTAATAGAGAAGTAG
- a CDS encoding LamG-like jellyroll fold domain-containing protein has product MKTNTSNRILGFLFVGILFLFQANAQAQTVLHQTGFETGTDGWTITGGTRANSTSYAYEGSWSIQLSRNNTNMVSPGLALSFYDKVDIRFHFVNRGIDTGETLILEYRPDAISSWQVLNTYTSGVVASKNADFQHDAPSTVDYTKIFSIFATDYTFPLLATGQFRLRPNANHSSDLIHIDMITITGTTFNTISTGPGGVTSNLELWLQADKVDGSGVIANNSNINTWQDTGKGNDANTMVSTQAPTYKNNTTDNINFNPVIEFSNSSATSSSDMGYLTARDELTGTGGFYSHDIFVVVTPDEPITNTMIPLDTFTGKDPTGTTAQEDVTGFGYGAYTNRFTNEYFAYCIGTTSGPGNGYGRGDLTFNVDLNQVGIVNTRHNATSGATGQDVFFNNINIGDSESDAPDFAEISNQKYYIGRSQYWNGSFGGRIAEVITYSATNADGSASDARNRIQSYLAIKYGITLGINGVSQDYVDANGNVIWDQSEDAAAFNYDIAGIGRSDAAGWQQKQSKSINSGTIVTMGITEITSTNSNNSNSIPIDESYLVWGNDSGSMAAAPAVNVDLSASIPGLSTPVDFTSVSRTWKVVESGGNVPTVTVSVPEVSLSATLTPPGSYLMFISNTPSFSPTSEYRIMTLNGSNLEATYDFDGTKYITFGYAPQYVYERSVDFDGSADYLDADDIADVNGAFSMSGWIMSDGSNTDVDIISKRDASPYTQGYALRIHSTGALQAMWKNNLGITQSILSNTIITDYADVWHHVALTYDGSRAYLYIDGVLDNDQAMLPPVANAQHLLIGAANYLSPQNHFDGTIDEVRIWNRALTVDQIRYMMNQELEEHTDNTVNGTIVPQSITKNDVAVIDWPELIVYYPMNVYTFTNINDSSGNNNVAAIKNLDTVDFQTAPLPYETDADGDWYTASTWVNKSVQEYPQGTSIVDGSTLIEWNIVDINHNLTNSVNTTVLAAMIDSSASLVMDNENKLEVSHYLELDGFLDLQGDSQLVQTAGSDLEVTSIGYMERDQGGTADLYTYNYWSSPVGRLTPSTLNWDYKVNNRLRDGSNPSSPLNINWVWGYDGSGGSPISLSARWIYRFENGAIGDYDAWEFVGPYQYFQVGQGFTMKGSGTGGVTDIQNYTFTGKPNNDQTGHEIQLSINAGRNYLVGNPFPSALDANDFIADNPHLDGTLYFWEHFGGGSHFLAEYQGGYGMYNLSGGVAATSHPMVSDAGASTKLPGRYVPVAQGFFVAADSDGTINFNNSQRNFVKLGGSSVFMFTDDTYATPSTTGAETTGEPDDTQFDAPDTRTKIRVGFDSPIGMHRQLLVTFDDNTTKGFDRGYDGKVFDEQIEDMNWLINDTRYAIQGVPPINSEASTRLPLYVKIEEYGEMKIGLDAAEFMSEKLVPYLHDKLTNTFVDLRTDYFTTLIEPGVYDNRFAIIIRKGERQVDTQVASKQVATVGALHSKIAQEVTVFAKDQEMTISEVTVYSILGQQVGTYQFAGDATQVSFPSAHLSTGTYVLRIQTENDIQTTKIIIDK; this is encoded by the coding sequence ATGAAAACAAATACTTCGAACAGAATCTTAGGATTCTTATTTGTAGGAATACTGTTCCTATTTCAAGCTAACGCACAAGCACAAACAGTTTTACATCAGACCGGTTTTGAGACTGGTACCGACGGCTGGACAATCACCGGAGGAACAAGAGCTAATAGTACTTCATACGCCTACGAAGGTAGCTGGAGTATTCAGCTCAGTAGAAACAACACCAATATGGTGTCTCCTGGTCTTGCGCTTTCCTTTTATGACAAGGTCGATATCCGTTTTCACTTTGTGAATCGAGGTATTGATACCGGAGAAACCTTGATACTTGAGTATCGCCCAGATGCAATCAGCTCATGGCAAGTACTGAACACCTATACTTCTGGTGTTGTCGCTAGTAAAAATGCTGATTTTCAACACGATGCTCCATCTACAGTAGACTACACAAAGATCTTTAGCATTTTTGCGACAGATTACACCTTTCCATTATTAGCTACGGGTCAGTTCAGACTTAGACCTAATGCCAATCATTCGAGTGATTTGATCCACATAGATATGATCACAATCACCGGAACTACCTTTAATACTATTTCTACAGGTCCTGGTGGTGTAACAAGTAACTTAGAGTTATGGTTGCAAGCCGATAAGGTAGATGGATCTGGTGTTATTGCAAATAACTCGAACATCAATACATGGCAAGATACCGGTAAAGGAAATGATGCCAATACTATGGTAAGCACACAAGCGCCTACCTATAAGAATAATACAACCGACAACATCAATTTTAATCCAGTCATTGAGTTTAGCAATTCTTCTGCTACCTCCAGCTCAGACATGGGTTATCTAACAGCACGTGACGAATTGACCGGAACAGGTGGTTTTTACAGTCATGACATCTTTGTGGTGGTAACACCAGATGAGCCAATTACCAATACCATGATTCCCCTTGATACCTTTACAGGCAAGGATCCTACAGGTACTACAGCTCAAGAAGATGTGACTGGATTCGGTTATGGGGCATATACTAACCGTTTTACCAATGAGTACTTTGCATACTGTATTGGTACCACCTCTGGTCCGGGCAATGGGTATGGTCGTGGAGACCTTACCTTTAATGTAGACTTAAATCAAGTAGGTATTGTTAACACCAGACACAATGCTACTTCTGGAGCTACAGGTCAAGATGTATTCTTTAATAATATTAATATCGGAGACAGCGAATCAGATGCTCCTGATTTTGCTGAGATCTCTAACCAAAAATACTATATAGGACGTAGCCAATACTGGAACGGAAGTTTCGGTGGGCGCATTGCTGAGGTTATCACCTATTCTGCTACCAATGCCGACGGATCGGCTTCTGATGCCAGAAACCGTATTCAGTCTTATTTGGCTATCAAATATGGGATCACGCTTGGCATCAATGGTGTCTCTCAAGATTATGTAGACGCTAACGGTAACGTGATCTGGGATCAATCTGAAGATGCTGCTGCTTTCAACTACGATATCGCTGGAATTGGTCGTAGTGACGCTGCCGGTTGGCAACAAAAACAATCGAAGTCTATCAACAGTGGAACTATAGTGACTATGGGTATCACCGAGATTACTTCGACAAACAGCAACAATAGCAACAGTATTCCTATTGACGAATCATATTTAGTTTGGGGCAACGACAGCGGAAGCATGGCAGCGGCACCTGCCGTTAATGTCGATCTAAGTGCCAGTATTCCCGGCCTTTCCACTCCTGTTGACTTTACTTCCGTTTCTAGAACATGGAAGGTAGTTGAGTCTGGTGGAAACGTACCTACAGTGACGGTTTCAGTTCCTGAAGTATCACTATCTGCTACCCTGACCCCGCCGGGTAGCTACCTGATGTTTATTTCAAACACGCCTTCATTTAGCCCAACTTCTGAGTATCGTATCATGACTTTGAACGGTTCTAACCTAGAAGCTACTTATGATTTTGACGGCACCAAATACATCACTTTCGGTTATGCGCCACAGTATGTATATGAGCGTTCTGTTGATTTTGACGGATCTGCCGATTACTTGGATGCAGATGATATTGCCGACGTAAACGGCGCTTTCAGTATGTCTGGATGGATCATGTCAGACGGAAGTAATACCGATGTTGACATTATCTCTAAGCGTGATGCCTCTCCGTATACCCAAGGATATGCACTTAGAATTCACTCAACTGGTGCGCTACAGGCTATGTGGAAGAACAATTTAGGAATTACACAATCGATCTTATCGAATACCATAATTACAGATTACGCTGATGTATGGCACCATGTTGCTTTGACCTACGACGGTTCTAGAGCATACCTATATATTGATGGAGTACTTGATAACGATCAGGCAATGTTGCCTCCAGTAGCTAACGCGCAGCACTTACTTATCGGTGCCGCCAACTACTTGTCCCCTCAAAACCATTTTGATGGTACTATTGATGAGGTACGTATTTGGAATCGTGCGCTTACTGTAGATCAGATTCGTTATATGATGAATCAAGAACTAGAAGAGCACACTGATAACACAGTTAACGGAACCATTGTTCCTCAAAGTATCACGAAGAACGATGTGGCAGTAATTGACTGGCCAGAACTTATCGTGTACTACCCGATGAACGTATATACCTTTACCAACATTAACGATAGCTCAGGAAACAACAATGTAGCGGCCATTAAAAACCTAGACACTGTAGATTTCCAAACAGCTCCGCTTCCCTACGAAACCGATGCTGATGGTGATTGGTATACAGCTTCTACTTGGGTGAACAAATCAGTACAAGAATACCCACAAGGAACTTCTATCGTAGATGGTTCTACACTTATTGAGTGGAATATTGTAGACATCAATCACAATCTTACAAACTCGGTAAACACTACTGTGCTTGCTGCAATGATAGACAGCAGCGCGTCTCTTGTGATGGACAACGAGAACAAACTAGAAGTGTCTCATTACTTAGAATTAGACGGATTCCTAGATCTTCAAGGAGACTCCCAGTTGGTACAAACTGCTGGTAGTGACCTAGAAGTAACTAGTATAGGATATATGGAACGTGACCAAGGTGGTACGGCAGATCTTTATACCTATAACTATTGGTCTTCTCCAGTAGGTAGACTAACTCCAAGTACTTTGAACTGGGATTACAAAGTAAACAATCGTTTACGCGATGGTAGTAACCCGAGTTCCCCTTTGAATATCAATTGGGTTTGGGGTTATGATGGATCAGGCGGATCTCCGATCTCCCTATCTGCTCGTTGGATCTACCGATTCGAGAACGGTGCTATCGGTGATTATGACGCTTGGGAGTTTGTTGGACCATACCAATACTTCCAAGTAGGTCAAGGATTTACAATGAAAGGATCAGGTACAGGAGGTGTTACAGATATTCAAAACTACACCTTTACCGGAAAGCCGAATAACGACCAAACGGGACATGAAATTCAATTGAGTATCAACGCGGGTAGAAACTATTTGGTAGGAAACCCATTCCCTTCTGCTCTCGATGCCAATGACTTTATCGCAGACAACCCGCATCTAGACGGTACGCTATATTTCTGGGAACACTTTGGAGGCGGATCACACTTCTTGGCAGAATACCAAGGTGGATATGGTATGTACAACCTTTCTGGAGGTGTTGCAGCCACTTCTCACCCAATGGTAAGTGATGCAGGAGCTTCCACAAAACTTCCAGGGCGTTATGTACCAGTAGCGCAAGGTTTCTTTGTAGCTGCGGATAGCGATGGTACAATCAACTTCAACAACAGTCAACGAAATTTCGTTAAACTGGGTGGATCTTCTGTATTCATGTTCACTGACGACACCTACGCTACTCCAAGTACAACAGGTGCTGAAACCACAGGCGAGCCAGATGATACCCAATTCGATGCACCGGATACAAGAACCAAGATCCGCGTTGGATTTGACTCACCAATTGGCATGCACAGACAGCTCTTAGTAACCTTTGACGATAATACCACTAAAGGATTTGATAGAGGTTACGACGGTAAAGTCTTTGACGAGCAAATTGAAGATATGAACTGGCTTATTAACGATACGCGTTATGCAATACAAGGAGTACCACCTATCAATAGCGAAGCCAGTACACGCTTACCACTTTATGTGAAGATCGAAGAATACGGTGAAATGAAGATTGGCTTGGATGCTGCGGAGTTTATGAGCGAGAAACTCGTTCCTTACCTGCACGACAAACTAACCAATACTTTCGTGGATCTAAGAACAGATTACTTTACTACGCTTATCGAACCTGGAGTGTATGACAACCGATTCGCGATCATCATTAGAAAAGGTGAGCGTCAGGTAGATACTCAGGTAGCTAGTAAGCAAGTTGCCACTGTAGGCGCACTACACAGTAAAATCGCTCAAGAAGTGACTGTGTTTGCCAAAGATCAAGAAATGACCATTAGTGAGGTTACGGTTTATTCGATCCTTGGTCAGCAAGTTGGAACATATCAGTTTGCGGGTGATGCTACTCAAGTAAGCTTCCCTTCTGCTCATTTGAGTACAGGAACTTATGTGCTACGCATTCAGACAGAAAATGATATCCAAACCACAAAGATCATTATCGATAAATAA